A single genomic interval of Arctopsyche grandis isolate Sample6627 chromosome 8, ASM5162203v2, whole genome shotgun sequence harbors:
- the verm gene encoding LDLa and CE4_CDA_like_1 domain-containing protein vermiform isoform X1, giving the protein MARTTLLLCFALFVFAVAGDAARVKRQEDDDGPDQSPEELCHDRPADEYFRLTNEGDCREVVRCDKGAENGVTRLASVRCPGGLAFDIDRQTCDWKTNVKNCDQVEKPRKVLPILKTDEPICPEGKLSCGNGECIEKDLFCNGKPDCKDESDENACTVETDPNRAPDCDPNQCTLPDCFCSADGTRIPGQIEPNQVPQMITITFNGAVNVDNIDLYEELFNGNRQNPNGCQIRGTFFVSHKYTNYSAVQDLHRKGHEISVFSLTHKDDPQYWSAGSYDDWLAEMAGGRLIVERFANISDGSIIGMRAPYLRVGGNKQFEMMADQFFVYDASITASLGRVPIWPYTLYFRMPHKCNGNAHNCPSRSHPVWEMVMNELDRRDDPTFDESLPGCHMVDSCSNVQSGEQFGRLLRHNFNRHFSTNRAPLGLHFHASWLKSKKEYKEELIKFIEEMLDRNDVYFTTMLQVIQWMQNPTELTGLRDFQEWKEKCDVKGQAYCSLPNACPLTTRELPGETLRLFTCMECPNNYPWILDPTGEGFNVRK; this is encoded by the exons ATGGCGCGAACTACCCTCCTGCTTTGCTTCGCTCTATTCGTCTTCGCAGTCGCAG gtGATGCTGCACGTGTGAAGCGGCAGGAGGATGATGATGGACCTGATCAGAGTCCCGAAGAACTGTGTCACGATCGTCCCGCTGACGAATATTTCAGATTGACGAATGAGGGTGATTGCAGAGAAGTAGTCAG GTGTGATAAGGGAGCAGAGAACGGCGTGACACGCCTGGCATCTGTGCGCTGTCCTGGAGGCTTGGCCTTCGATATTGATCGCCAGACCTGTGACTGGAAAACTAACGTTAAAAATTGCGACCAAGTGGAAA AACCAAGAAAAGTTTTGCCCATCTTGAAGACTGACGAGCCAATTTGCCCAGAAGGAAAATTATCCTGCGGAAATGGTGAATGTATCGAAAAGGATCTGTTTTGTAACGGAAAGCCTGATTGCAAGGACGAGTCTGATGAAAATGCTTGCA CCGTTGAAACTGATCCTAACAGGGCACCGGACTGCGATCCCAACCAATGCACACTTCCCGATTGTTTCTGCTCTGCTGATGGTACACGTATTCCTGGTCAAATCGAGCCAAATCAAGTACCTCAAATGATCACTATCACTTTCAACGGAGCCGTCAACGTAGACAACATCGACCTTTACGAAGAACTTTTCAACGGAAACAGACAAAACCCGAATGGTTGTCAAATCAGAGGAACATTCTTCGTCTCGCACAAATACACCAACTACTCAGCCGTGCAAGACCTCCACAGGAAAGGACACGAAATCTCAGTTTTCTCACTGACCCACAAAGACGATCCTCAATACTGGAGCGCTGGTTCTTACGACGATTGGCTCGCTGAAATGGCTGGAGGTCGTCTCATCGTTGAACGTTTCGCCAACATCAGCGATGGTTCCATCATCGGAATGAGAGCCCCATACCTCCGCGTAGGTGGAAACAAGCAATTCGAAATGATGGCAGATCAATTCTTCGTATACGATGCCTCAATCACTGCTTCCCTCGGTCGCGTACCAATCTGGCCTTACACCTTGTATTTCCGTATGCCTCACAAGTGCAACGGTAACGCTCACAATTGTCCATCTCGTTCTCACCCAGTCTGGGAAATGGTCATGAACGAACTTGATCGTAGGGATGACCCAACCTTCGACGAATCTCTGCCAGGTTGTCACATGGTTGACTCTTGTTCTAACGTCCAAAGTGGTGAACAGTTTGGCCGTCTTCTCCGTCACAACTTCAACCGTCACTTCAGTACCAATAGGGCACCTCTCGGTCTCCACTTCCACGCCTCTTGGTTGAAATCCAAGAAAGAATACAAAGAAGAACTTATCAAGTTTATTGAAGAAATGTTGGACAGAAACGATGTATACTTCACCACCATGTTGCAAGTAATCCAATGGATGCAAAATCCAACTGAACTCACAGGACTCAGAGACTTCCAAGAATGGAAAGAAAAGTGCGATGTCAAGGGACAAGCCTACTGCTCCCTTCCTAACGCATGTCCATTGACAACTCGCGAGTTGCCTGGAGAAACTCTGCGTCTCTTCACCTGTATGGAGTGCCCCAACAATTATCCGTGGATTTTAGACCCTACAGGGGAAGGGTTTAATgtaagaaaataa
- the verm gene encoding LDLa and CE4_CDA_like_1 domain-containing protein vermiform isoform X2, with protein sequence MARTTLLLCFALFVFAVAGDAARVKRQEDDDGPDQSPEELCHDRPADEYFRLTNEGDCREVVRCTRSGLKQITCPSGLAFDVDKQTCDWKGKVTNCDKLEKPRKVLPILKTDEPICPEGKLSCGNGECIEKDLFCNGKPDCKDESDENACTVETDPNRAPDCDPNQCTLPDCFCSADGTRIPGQIEPNQVPQMITITFNGAVNVDNIDLYEELFNGNRQNPNGCQIRGTFFVSHKYTNYSAVQDLHRKGHEISVFSLTHKDDPQYWSAGSYDDWLAEMAGGRLIVERFANISDGSIIGMRAPYLRVGGNKQFEMMADQFFVYDASITASLGRVPIWPYTLYFRMPHKCNGNAHNCPSRSHPVWEMVMNELDRRDDPTFDESLPGCHMVDSCSNVQSGEQFGRLLRHNFNRHFSTNRAPLGLHFHASWLKSKKEYKEELIKFIEEMLDRNDVYFTTMLQVIQWMQNPTELTGLRDFQEWKEKCDVKGQAYCSLPNACPLTTRELPGETLRLFTCMECPNNYPWILDPTGEGFNVRK encoded by the exons ATGGCGCGAACTACCCTCCTGCTTTGCTTCGCTCTATTCGTCTTCGCAGTCGCAG gtGATGCTGCACGTGTGAAGCGGCAGGAGGATGATGATGGACCTGATCAGAGTCCCGAAGAACTGTGTCACGATCGTCCCGCTGACGAATATTTCAGATTGACGAATGAGGGTGATTGCAGAGAAGTAGTCAG GTGTACTAGATCAGGTCTTAAACAGATCACTTGCCCATCTGGCTTAGCGTTCGATGTCGACAAGCAAACTTGCGATTGGAAGGGTAAAGTGACCAACTGTGATAAGCTTGAAA AACCAAGAAAAGTTTTGCCCATCTTGAAGACTGACGAGCCAATTTGCCCAGAAGGAAAATTATCCTGCGGAAATGGTGAATGTATCGAAAAGGATCTGTTTTGTAACGGAAAGCCTGATTGCAAGGACGAGTCTGATGAAAATGCTTGCA CCGTTGAAACTGATCCTAACAGGGCACCGGACTGCGATCCCAACCAATGCACACTTCCCGATTGTTTCTGCTCTGCTGATGGTACACGTATTCCTGGTCAAATCGAGCCAAATCAAGTACCTCAAATGATCACTATCACTTTCAACGGAGCCGTCAACGTAGACAACATCGACCTTTACGAAGAACTTTTCAACGGAAACAGACAAAACCCGAATGGTTGTCAAATCAGAGGAACATTCTTCGTCTCGCACAAATACACCAACTACTCAGCCGTGCAAGACCTCCACAGGAAAGGACACGAAATCTCAGTTTTCTCACTGACCCACAAAGACGATCCTCAATACTGGAGCGCTGGTTCTTACGACGATTGGCTCGCTGAAATGGCTGGAGGTCGTCTCATCGTTGAACGTTTCGCCAACATCAGCGATGGTTCCATCATCGGAATGAGAGCCCCATACCTCCGCGTAGGTGGAAACAAGCAATTCGAAATGATGGCAGATCAATTCTTCGTATACGATGCCTCAATCACTGCTTCCCTCGGTCGCGTACCAATCTGGCCTTACACCTTGTATTTCCGTATGCCTCACAAGTGCAACGGTAACGCTCACAATTGTCCATCTCGTTCTCACCCAGTCTGGGAAATGGTCATGAACGAACTTGATCGTAGGGATGACCCAACCTTCGACGAATCTCTGCCAGGTTGTCACATGGTTGACTCTTGTTCTAACGTCCAAAGTGGTGAACAGTTTGGCCGTCTTCTCCGTCACAACTTCAACCGTCACTTCAGTACCAATAGGGCACCTCTCGGTCTCCACTTCCACGCCTCTTGGTTGAAATCCAAGAAAGAATACAAAGAAGAACTTATCAAGTTTATTGAAGAAATGTTGGACAGAAACGATGTATACTTCACCACCATGTTGCAAGTAATCCAATGGATGCAAAATCCAACTGAACTCACAGGACTCAGAGACTTCCAAGAATGGAAAGAAAAGTGCGATGTCAAGGGACAAGCCTACTGCTCCCTTCCTAACGCATGTCCATTGACAACTCGCGAGTTGCCTGGAGAAACTCTGCGTCTCTTCACCTGTATGGAGTGCCCCAACAATTATCCGTGGATTTTAGACCCTACAGGGGAAGGGTTTAATgtaagaaaataa